One genomic region from Calypte anna isolate BGI_N300 unplaced genomic scaffold, bCalAnn1_v1.p scaffold_217_arrow_ctg1, whole genome shotgun sequence encodes:
- the LOC115600313 gene encoding ankyrin repeat domain-containing protein 26-like: protein MLEERNKKLKAKCAGLREQISNYEADKVKREGNVRELQQELAEALKKLSEAEASLEVAMRRCRNLKEANLGLKKELREAKSKCRELEEQQLRYEHQIHDYKDRKRKLREKSQKLKDLLSSSSETRATVKELEERVQCLSMENARLEGTVQQQRRMIEALEGTLQASASIDDRLEDLMTSLGASRAAAEEQHQQQLQKQIVPSLPSKDLHSVRKKRLKPRLHPGDHGSPLGRRKNETA, encoded by the exons ATGCTGGAAGAGAGGAACAAGAAATTAAAGGCCAAGTGTGCTGGTTTAAGAGAACAAATCTCTAACTATGAGGCTGACAAAGTAAAAAGAGAG GGCAAtgtcagagagctgcagcaggagcttgcTGAAGCTCTTAAAAAGCTGTCTGAGGCAGAAGCTTCACTGGAAGTTGCTATGAGGCGCTGCAGGAACCTGAAGGAAGCCAACCTGGGCTTGAAAAAGGAATTGAGAGAGGCTAAATCCAAG TGTCGGGaactggaagagcagcagcttcgATATGAGCATCAGATTCATGACTACAAggataggaaaagaaaactaagaGAGAAGTCCCAAAAACTGAAAGACCTCCTGTCATCATCTTCTGAGACCAGGGCTACAGTAAAAGAGCTGGAAGAGCGTGTGCAGTG cctTTCCATGGAAAATGCCAGACTGGAAGGCACAGTCCAGCAGCAAAGACGTATGATTGAAGCCCTTGAGGGAACCCTGCAAGCCTCTGCCTCA ATTGATGACCGCCTGGAAGACTTGATGACCAGCTTAGGAGCTTCACgggcagctgcagaggagcagcaccagcagcag ctgcaaaagcagattGTGCCATCTCTGCCATCAAAGGATTTGCACAGCGTGAGGAAAAAGAGGCTGAAGCCAAGATTGCACCCTGGAGACCACGGTTCTCCtcttggaaggagaaagaa
- the LOC115600312 gene encoding ankyrin repeat domain-containing protein 7-like yields the protein MAVELLQTPLHLGCANGHTDVVKFLVRHRCQLDAADNFGTTPLLMAVQFQHQASAGFLLKCGADPNLRDFVGNTALHLAVLSCNLKVVELLVDHNANLDAKNKEGFTPLSLAVSKGQAETAEFLLRMGADVHARDQQQRTPLMMAASVGKMKLIRVLLHHGADISHKDPDGLTAADYACNYGYPRISEKLSESAAPKQGEAARAGYMK from the exons ATGGCAGTGGAACTTCTGCA GACACCTCTCCATCTGGGGTGTGCCAACGGCCACACTGATGTCGTCAAGTTTCTCGTAAGGCACCGCTGCCAGTTGGATGCTGCTGACAATTTTGGGACAACACCCCTGTTGATG GCAGTGCAGTTCCAGCACCAAGCCAGTGCTGGTTTTCTGCTGAAGTGTGGTGCAGACCCAAACCTCAGAGACTTTGTCGGCAACACCGCCCTCCACCTGGCAGTCCTGTCTTGCAATCTGAAAGTTGTGGAGCTGTTAGTCGATCATAATGCCAATCTTGATGCCAAGAATAAG GAGGGCTTCACCCCACTCAGTCTTGCTGTCTCCAAAGGTCAGGCAGAGACAGCTGAGTTTCTCCTGAGAATGGGAGCTGATGTGCATGCTCGAGACCAGCAACAAAG AACCCCACTCATGATGGCTGCTTCTGTTGGGAAGATGAAACTGATCCGAGTTCTCCTGCATCACGGTGCTGACATTTCCCATAAAGATCCTGATGGGCTGACAGCTGCTGATTATGCTTGTAATTATGGGTATCCCAG gATTAGTGAGAAACTGTCAGAAAGTGCAGCTCCAAagcagggagaagcagctcGTGCAGGTTACATGAAATAG